A stretch of the Ornithodoros turicata isolate Travis chromosome 4, ASM3712646v1, whole genome shotgun sequence genome encodes the following:
- the LOC135391193 gene encoding thimet oligopeptidase-like isoform X1 — MRTFVWRRLLNHVLKTQIVRSNRSTCPSVRICAIPKKNEQRNFSATPATFQHYKGKEAYFARRLPSVTSKRFSDFAVHRSPYEMLPPEIIEPWDYSISSSELRSRAKNVVDELRAEYDKVGSLKREEATFENVLNVLADLDRRAENEGSYMMLAQYVATDKELREAGAEAEQVMRKFEVETSMRQDIFEKLKALEQKDATVLPAEMQRYLKRLIRLGERNGLHLPKDVQEQVKKLANEINDLGIQYMRVVNEENSTLELTEEELDGVPEDLVKSLELVESGKRKVTMKPPHYLPIMSKAKNPETRRRMSFAYGTCCLENTPTIEKVATLKHEKAVLLGYPDNVSFVTELLMAKSRDSVHSFLADLAEKLQPSWHKEKQVLLKFKEEECQEIGIPFDGKLNAWDMRYYDNMLKERRYGVDQEKLREYFPLDTVLARMLEIYEQLLGLVFKQIPDVKLWHPEASLYKVNDAATGELMGYFALDMFPREGKYSHFCNDSMQPGCLRPDGTRQHPVVMLICNFTKPTADKPSLLTHDEVQTVFHEFGHTMHHICSRATLTMFEGMKTERDFLECPSQMLENWVWEAEPLTRMSGHYITGKPLPNELLEPLVASRLAGVASFSLRQISLALLDYTIFTQPRVDTQKVFKEIQEKLLQYPPHEGTNMASHFPHLVNGYDGRYYSYMWSEVFSMDLFSARFKREGVFNKETGMEYRKKILEPGGSKDATDILRDFLGRDPNNEAFLISKGLSVS, encoded by the exons ATGCGTACATTTGTCTGGCGCCGCCTTCTGAACCACGTGCTGAAAACACAAATAGTTCGTAGTAACAGGAGCACTTGTCCTTCCGTCAGAATCTGTGCGATCCCTAAAAAAAACGAACAGAGAAACTTCAGTGCAACGCCGGCAACCTTTCAACATTACAAAGGCAAAGAAGCCTATTTTGCACGCCGCCTTCCATCTGTAACGTCCAAGCGTTTTTCTGATTTT GCTGTGCATCGTTCACCGTACGAGATGCTTCCGCCCGAAATTATTGAGCCGTGGGATTACAGTATAAGTTCCAGTGAGCTACGGTCGCGTGCAAAGAATGTCGTCGATGAATTACGAGCTGAGTACGATAAAGTAGGCAGTCTGAAGAGAGAGGAGGCCACATTCGAGAATGTCTTAAAC GTACTGGCAGATCTGGACCGCCGCGCAGAGAACGAGGGATCCTACATGATGTTGGCCCAGTATGTTGCCACAGATAAAGAGCTACGGGAAGCAGGTGCGGAGGCGGAACAAGTGATGCGAAAGTTTGAAGTTGAAACAAG catgCGGCAAGATATATTTGAGAAACTGAAAGCACTGGAACAGAAAGACGCAACCGTGCTGCCTGCAGAAATGCAGAGGTACTTAAAGAGATTGATTAGGCTTGGTGAAAGGAATG GTCTTCACTTACCAAAGGACGTTCAAGAGCAGGTTAAGAAACTCGCAAATGAAATCAATGATCTGGGCATTCAGTACATGAGGGTAGTCAATGAAGAAAACTCAACCCTAGAGCTCACGGAGGAAGAACTTGATGGCGTTCCTGAAGACCTTGTGAAAAGTCTTGAATTG GTTGAATCTGGGAAGAGGAAAGTTACGATGAAGCCACCCCACTACTTGCCCATAATGAGCAAGGCGAAAAACCCTGAAACGCGCCGCCGCATGAGCTTTGCCTATGGAACATG CTGTCTGGAGAACACTCCAACTATTGAGAAGGTGGCCACTCTAAAACACGAG AAAGCAGTCCTGCTTGGGTATCCTGACAACGTCAGTTTTGTCACAGAACTATTGATGGCCAAATCGAGGGACAGTGTGCACAGCTTTCTGGCCGACCTGGCAGAAAAACTGCAACCTTCGTGgcacaaagaaaagcaagtttTGCTTAAATTCAAGGAGGAAGAG TGCCAGGAAATTGGGATACCATTTGATGGAAAGTTGAATGCTTGGGATATGAGATACTATGACAACATGCTCAAGGAGCGCAGGTACGGCGTTGACCAAGAAAAACTGCGGGAGTACTTTCCCCTTGATACTGTTCTGGCTCGGATGCTCGAAATATACGAG CAACTTCTTGGATTGGTGTTCAAACAAATACCAGATGTAAAGCTTTGGCATCCTGAGGCTAGTTTG TACAAAGTTAACGATGCGGCCACTGGTGAACTCATGGGTTACTTCGCTTTGGATATGTTCCCAAGAGAAGGAAAATACAGCCATTTCTGCAATGATAGCATGCAG CCTGGATGCCTAAGACCGGATGGTACACGGCAGCATCCTGTTGTCATGCTAATCTGCAATTTCACTAAGCCTACAGCGGACAAGCCCTCCTTGCTTACTCACGATGAG GTGCAAACAGTCTTCCACGAGTTTGGCCACACAATGCACCACATTTGCAGCAGAGCCACTTTGACCATGTTTGA GGGCATGAAAACCGAAAGGGATTTCCTTGAATGTCCTTCACAAATGCTCGAAAACTGGGTCTGGGAAGCAGAACCACTCACTAGGATGTCCGGCCACTACATCACGGGAAAGCCATTGCCCAACGAGCTCCTGGAGCCGCTGGTTGCATCACGGCTGGCAGGTGTGGCTTCCTTCTCCCTGCGACAGATCAGCCTTGCCCTTTTGGACTACACCATCTTCACACAGCCGCGTGTAGACACCCAGAAGGTGTTCAAGGAGATCCAAGAGAAGCTGCTGCAGTACCCACCACATGAGGGGACAAACATGGCATCACATTTTCCTCACCTGGTCAATGGCTATGACGGACGTTACTATAGCTACATG